The Spirochaetota bacterium genome contains the following window.
CGTAGTTGCGTCGTTCAAACCCGTACACCGCGGTCAGACAGACGAACGCCGTGCATACTATCGCTCGAAATCTCATAGCCCACTATCGGAGTTGAACCGATGACCCTCACCTTACCATGGTGATGCTCTACCAACTGAGCTAAGTGGGCGCGTGCTGAAAAGAGACGAACCGGATTATAGCAGGATGGTGGAATAAGTCAACGATTTTGACCGTTTTGAGGCATTTCCCCGTGGAAATCCCGTACGGTACTACTGAAGAACGAATCGCACTGTGATGCTTTTTCCTGCGGCATCGGCGTCGGGGAGCGTGATACGGATACGGGTAAGCGAAAGCGAGCGCTCCCATACCGCACCGGTACCCGATAGCTTTTTATTCACCGTAACGCCGAGCGTGAGCGGCTTGTTATACGGGTTCGCGGCGGTTATCGCCATGTACCCCGTACCCTTCCTGAGCATAAGCAGGCATGGATTATCGACGGTCACGGAAAGGCCATCCTGCGCGGTCATCCCGCCATCCTTGTAAAAGACCGCCGCTGTTGCGGAGGGATGTTCCACCGCCTGCACATCGGCGCTGTTCGCAATGACGCGCACGGGAACTGACGATACATACTGCATGAATGCATCCCGTGCTGCAGGAACGACGATATATTGATACGATGCATCCTTGGGCGCCGTTCCGTGATCTATCCACGCGCTGAACACATCGGCAGTGACAGCATCACCCGACGCCGATGTCGATATCCCTTTCCAGCTCCCTGTCTGGGCGAGAGCCTTAACCGTCATGCTGCCGTCCGGCAGGTAATAACCGACGCCGTTCTGATGCACCCATCCGGGACCGGTCATCGTTCCTTTGCCTTTGGACATATCCCGCGTATTCCCCTTCTCCGAAACGACGGCGTCACCCGAAGAAAGGCATTGCTCAAGCGATGTGTACACCGGCTTGTCCGTATCGCAGGTGATGCCCGCCCCGAGCGCCACCATCTCCTTGTCGAAAAAGAAATATGCCTTGTACGCCGATAACCCTTTCCGTTTTAGTATGAACGCTGCCGCACCGAACGTGCCGTCGGATATACCGCCCGCGTACTCGCTTCCGCCGCGCGTCGGCACCGGGCCGTCCGGTTTCGCATCCGCCCACTCGGCGGTTATGCCCGGCAGCCGCCGCCAGTCCCATATCGGGAATATATTGTGATACGCGAGTCCGCTGCCGGAATAGATATAGGTCAGGCCGTCGGACAACAGATGCGACTTCTGTCCCTCATCGTTCACAAGCTCGCCTGACTGCATGCGCTTTGAGATCATCTTCACCGATATCATCCAGTCGGGGCGTCGATGCGTCATGTAATCGGATATCCAGAAATGTTTATTGCCGACAAGCGAATTATTCCTGTTCATAAGCTCGTCGTAGAACGCCGCCGTTTCCGCCTGTCGTGCGCTCGCCTGTGTCTTCAGGTTTTTGCACACCTCGGTGAGAAAACTCATCCGATAATCGCCGACCACGCGGGTGATCTCGCGCCCCCGCACACTGTAATCCATGACGTTCCGGTAGAGCATCCATCGGGAGCCGTCAAGGACATAGGTATTGAGCACATCTATCTTCTCTTTCGGGAATTCGAATGCGGTGCCCGCGGCGTAGTAGAGAAAGCGCGATGCATCGACGGAATAGACAGCGCCGTACCCGGAATTATATATCTGCTGGCCGTGCTGATGGAATGTCCCATCCGATTTCACGCCTTCTTCCTTTCCCGATGCGATGCGGATCTCGTTCGCGATGAGATCGAACGCACGCGCCGCGACCGCCGGTGAACGCTCGATGACGCCGCGTACTACGGTATGCCCCGCCGTCCAGGTGAGATTGCCGCCGGTCATCCTGTCAGGGACGCTCCGTTTGAGGATGGCGATGATGCCGGTGCGCTCTCCATCGGTGAGTTCATCGTCGAGAAGGAGCGCGATCTTCGTAAGATCGAGCTGCGCGCCGATCTCATTGTGCCACCAGTTGTCGGACTCAGGGTCGCGCTTGATCCAGTAGGCGAGCACGCTGTCTATCTTCTTCTTGAGCGATGTCCGCACTTCATGCGTCGCATCCGTATCGACAAGGCGTATGTAGGCGAGCGTCATTGCGTAGAGATTGGAAAGATGCTTTTGCGGGTCCCAGCGCGTACGCGATCGGTCCTCGTATTTGATGCCGGGAAAGCTCCCGTCGGCCTGCATGCTTTCGGCTATCTTCACGACCGATGCGGACAGTTCGTTCGTCTTGTCGTCATGGCTCGGCGAAAGCGTCTCGACGAGCCGCTCCTTGATCGTCGCAAGGTCGGTTGCGTGCTTTTCCGTCACCGCGATCGTCCTCCCCTCCTTTTTCTTCACGGTGTCATCCTGAACGAATCGTACTGCCGCCATCGAAAGCGATGACTTATCACCCGCGGTAGTGACCGAGAACATGATGTACTCAACACGCGCGAGGAGTTCCGCGGATATCCCTGTCCCGTTGCGTACTTCGAAGTTGGCGAACGGAACGGTCACCGTTGTCCATATCGGTGATAACGATACCTTGGTGCTGTATTTTACCTCGGCCTTCTCACGGTACACGACCGAAATACTCATGTCCGCATCGCCCGGGCTTTTCACCTCGAAGCGGATGGCGTTATATTTCGACGCATCTATCTTTTCGCTGAGGTCGAGCTTGAACCAGGAGTATGCGGCCGCTCCGTATTCGGTATAGAATGAAAGTACTTTCTTCCCGTTCTCTTCAGCGAAGGTGATCTTTCCATTGTCCTTACTTGACCACGCCTTCGCGTTCTCGGTGAACGCCTCTGCAGTACACGGAAGCATACAGATGGCTGCGATACAGAGTGCATGTCGCATACAGATACTCCCCGCCACAGTATACGCTATAACGTCAATCATGCGTTTGTACAAAAACGACATGTGTCCGGTGATTTATTGGACGAAAGCGACATTCACCCGAATATCGCTTTATACGTGCGTTCGGCCGCCCCGCCGTTCGAGGCAAGGAGCGACTCGCCGCGTGCGCCGACAGCAATGCGCTTCTGTTCGTCATTGATAAGTACTGCAAGCGCATCGCCGATAGCCTCGAATGATGATACCTTCATCGTACCGCCGTTCTTTGCGAAGTACTCGTCCATCTCAAAGAAATTATGCATATTCGGACCCACGATGACGGGCTTTTTGAAAAAGAGCGGTTCGAGTATGTTGTGGCCGCCGACCGAGGGTGAGAAACTTCCGCCCATGAGAACGATATCCGCATGCGCATAGTAGTACAGAAGCTCGCCTATCACATTGACGATGAGCATATCCGTGCTGCCCTCGCCGTCCGTGACACATCGCGCAGTGTATCCGTGGTCGGCAGCAAGCTTTTTCAGCTCCTCGCCG
Protein-coding sequences here:
- a CDS encoding polysaccharide lyase 8 family protein; its protein translation is MRHALCIAAICMLPCTAEAFTENAKAWSSKDNGKITFAEENGKKVLSFYTEYGAAAYSWFKLDLSEKIDASKYNAIRFEVKSPGDADMSISVVYREKAEVKYSTKVSLSPIWTTVTVPFANFEVRNGTGISAELLARVEYIMFSVTTAGDKSSLSMAAVRFVQDDTVKKKEGRTIAVTEKHATDLATIKERLVETLSPSHDDKTNELSASVVKIAESMQADGSFPGIKYEDRSRTRWDPQKHLSNLYAMTLAYIRLVDTDATHEVRTSLKKKIDSVLAYWIKRDPESDNWWHNEIGAQLDLTKIALLLDDELTDGERTGIIAILKRSVPDRMTGGNLTWTAGHTVVRGVIERSPAVAARAFDLIANEIRIASGKEEGVKSDGTFHQHGQQIYNSGYGAVYSVDASRFLYYAAGTAFEFPKEKIDVLNTYVLDGSRWMLYRNVMDYSVRGREITRVVGDYRMSFLTEVCKNLKTQASARQAETAAFYDELMNRNNSLVGNKHFWISDYMTHRRPDWMISVKMISKRMQSGELVNDEGQKSHLLSDGLTYIYSGSGLAYHNIFPIWDWRRLPGITAEWADAKPDGPVPTRGGSEYAGGISDGTFGAAAFILKRKGLSAYKAYFFFDKEMVALGAGITCDTDKPVYTSLEQCLSSGDAVVSEKGNTRDMSKGKGTMTGPGWVHQNGVGYYLPDGSMTVKALAQTGSWKGISTSASGDAVTADVFSAWIDHGTAPKDASYQYIVVPAARDAFMQYVSSVPVRVIANSADVQAVEHPSATAAVFYKDGGMTAQDGLSVTVDNPCLLMLRKGTGYMAITAANPYNKPLTLGVTVNKKLSGTGAVWERSLSLTRIRITLPDADAAGKSITVRFVLQ